Proteins encoded within one genomic window of bacterium:
- a CDS encoding oligopeptide transporter, OPT family, translating into MSSTLDSPPAGTDGGFKPYISPHEHPPELTFRALALGAVLGIVFAASSVYLALKVGMTVSASIPIAVLAITIFRLFGRATILENNIVQTTGSAGESIAAGVAFTMPALLLLGQDLELVRVLMVALLGGLLGVLMMIPLRQGLIVHEHGKLTYPEGTACADVLIVGEERGTNARVVFLGFFVGAFYKILNAGTHLWKEAPGWLVPGFKGGSVAAEVSPELLGVGYIIGPRTAATMLAGGVLSFLVMIPAIKIFGAGLTVPMFPATKLIADMSPAEIRNAYILYIGAGAVATGGIISLVRSFPTIVNAFKRGMGSFFETRKEQTAHPQPILRTERDLPMTVVVFGSIALLLAICVAPVLQIHPVSAVLIVLFSFFFVTVSSRITGEIGSSSNPISGMTVATLLITCLLFLAVGWTGISYQAMALSTAAIVCIAASNGGTTSQDLKTGFLVGGTPRAQQIAISVGVITSAIFIGWTLLFLNNAYTTIVPRSYPAFTAAVAADHKLQKGPDGKEYHVHFQPEAVGDVPVGKYLVDDAGKIAYLVDPGIGGVVSEVDGKPVTKLDAPKARLFSMIVDGILSQKLPWGLVLIGVFLALMMELCGVAALPFAVGAYLPIATSVPIMAGGLIRYLVDRRRKATETKESEEFAPGVLLSSGLIAGGSIAGVLVAGLAGAGIDRFIDLTGVAGPLAESDLFALLPFAVLVAVLWRIGRKRPETT; encoded by the coding sequence ATGAGTTCGACGCTCGACTCCCCACCTGCCGGTACCGACGGCGGCTTCAAGCCCTACATCTCTCCTCATGAGCATCCGCCCGAGCTCACCTTCCGGGCGCTGGCGCTCGGAGCGGTGCTTGGTATCGTCTTCGCCGCCTCGTCGGTCTACCTGGCCCTCAAGGTCGGCATGACCGTCAGCGCGAGCATCCCCATCGCAGTCCTCGCCATCACCATCTTCCGCCTCTTCGGCCGCGCCACGATCCTCGAGAACAACATCGTGCAGACCACCGGCTCGGCCGGCGAGTCGATCGCAGCCGGCGTGGCCTTCACCATGCCGGCCCTGTTGCTCCTGGGTCAGGACCTCGAGCTCGTTCGCGTTCTCATGGTCGCCCTCTTGGGCGGTCTTCTCGGCGTGCTCATGATGATCCCCCTGCGCCAGGGTCTCATCGTCCACGAGCACGGCAAGCTGACCTACCCCGAGGGCACCGCCTGCGCCGACGTCCTCATCGTCGGCGAGGAGCGCGGCACCAATGCCCGCGTGGTCTTCCTGGGCTTCTTCGTCGGCGCCTTCTACAAGATCCTCAACGCCGGCACCCACCTCTGGAAGGAGGCCCCCGGCTGGCTGGTGCCCGGCTTCAAGGGCGGCTCGGTCGCTGCCGAGGTCTCTCCCGAGCTCCTGGGCGTCGGTTACATCATCGGCCCGCGCACCGCGGCGACCATGCTCGCGGGCGGTGTGCTGAGCTTCCTCGTCATGATCCCCGCCATCAAGATCTTCGGCGCGGGCCTGACGGTCCCCATGTTCCCCGCGACCAAGCTCATCGCCGACATGAGCCCCGCCGAGATCCGCAACGCCTACATCCTCTACATCGGCGCGGGGGCGGTCGCGACCGGCGGTATCATCAGCCTGGTGCGCTCCTTCCCCACCATCGTGAACGCCTTCAAGCGGGGCATGGGCTCCTTCTTCGAAACGCGCAAGGAACAGACGGCGCATCCCCAGCCCATCCTTCGCACCGAGCGCGACCTGCCCATGACGGTGGTCGTCTTCGGGTCGATCGCCCTCCTGCTTGCCATCTGCGTGGCGCCCGTCCTGCAGATCCACCCGGTCTCGGCGGTCCTGATCGTCCTGTTCAGCTTCTTCTTCGTGACGGTCAGCAGCCGCATCACCGGTGAGATTGGTTCCTCGTCCAACCCCATCTCGGGCATGACCGTGGCGACCCTGCTCATCACCTGCCTGCTCTTCCTCGCGGTGGGCTGGACGGGGATCAGCTACCAGGCCATGGCCCTCTCGACGGCGGCCATCGTCTGCATCGCAGCCTCCAACGGTGGCACGACCAGCCAGGACCTCAAGACGGGCTTCCTGGTTGGCGGTACCCCGCGCGCCCAGCAGATCGCCATCAGCGTCGGCGTCATCACCAGCGCCATTTTCATCGGCTGGACCCTGCTCTTCCTCAACAACGCCTACACCACGATCGTGCCCCGCTCGTACCCCGCCTTCACGGCGGCGGTCGCTGCCGACCACAAGCTCCAGAAGGGCCCGGACGGCAAGGAGTACCACGTTCACTTCCAGCCCGAGGCGGTGGGGGACGTGCCGGTGGGCAAGTATCTGGTCGATGACGCGGGCAAGATCGCCTACCTGGTCGATCCCGGCATCGGTGGGGTGGTCTCCGAGGTGGACGGCAAGCCCGTCACCAAGCTGGACGCCCCCAAGGCGCGCCTCTTCAGCATGATCGTCGACGGCATCCTGAGCCAGAAGCTGCCCTGGGGCCTGGTGCTGATCGGTGTCTTCCTCGCGCTCATGATGGAGCTGTGCGGCGTGGCGGCCCTGCCCTTCGCGGTCGGCGCCTACCTGCCCATCGCGACCTCGGTGCCCATCATGGCGGGTGGTCTCATCCGTTACCTGGTGGACCGCCGTCGCAAGGCGACCGAGACCAAGGAGTCCGAAGAGTTCGCGCCCGGCGTGCTCTTGTCCTCGGGCCTCATCGCGGGCGGCTCGATCGCGGGCGTCCTGGTCGCAGGCCTCGCGGGCGCCGGTATCGACCGCTTCATCGACCTGACGGGCGTTGCGGGCCCGCTGGCCGAGAGCGACCTGTTCGCCCTGTTGCCTTTCGCGGTCCTGGTGGCCGTGCTGTGGCGGATAGGCCGCAAGCGCCCCGAGACCACCTAG